A genomic region of Manihot esculenta cultivar AM560-2 chromosome 15, M.esculenta_v8, whole genome shotgun sequence contains the following coding sequences:
- the LOC110601126 gene encoding mediator of RNA polymerase II transcription subunit 19a isoform X1 — protein MTTSSFFLVKLMDEGKAFGGGPRELGGAVDLINQYKLWPHHELFCKRSLPLSISETHYFRNVVGDTQIRKGEGMELDQLFHNASYLREKNSCIHPFDIGELVEAFHIRETTPLDLPSAERGVPTATMKSTTKSTRDEEMKHKKRGDKEKKHKHHKKDGSHKDRKRSGIEPGIDSLKKQPDKMRRYKGF, from the exons ATGACGACTTCCAGTTTTTTCCTTGTTAAACTGATGGATGAAGGCAAGGCATTTGGTGGGG GGCCAAGGGAGCTTGGTGGTGCTGTCGATCTCATAAATCAGTATAAGCTTTGGCCTCACCATGAATTATTCTGCAAGAGGTCACTACCTTTGTCAATATCTGAGACTCACTATTTTCGGAATGTTGTGGGTGACACACAAATTAGGAAAGGAGAAGGGATGGAATTGGATCAGCTCTTTCATAACGCCTCCTATTTGAGAGAGAAAAATTCTTGTATACATCCTTTTGATATAGGTGAACTTGTGGAAGCCTTTCATATAAGAGAAACTACTCCCCTTGACCTGCCTTCT GCTGAGAGAGGGGTTCCCACAGCAACAATGAAGTCAACTACCAAGTCCACAAGAGATGAGGAAATGAAGCACAAAAAGCGCGGGGACAAGGAGAAGAAGCATAAACATCACAAGAAGGATGGAAGTCACAAGGATAGGAAAAGAAGTGGAATAGAACCTGGTATTGATAGCTTGAAGAAACAGCCTGACAAG ATGAGACGATACAAGGGATTTTAG
- the LOC110601787 gene encoding hydroxyproline O-galactosyltransferase GALT2 isoform X1, with translation MKRLKSEPPSGRRCKLSHFLLGIGALYLVFLAFKFPHFLEIAATLSGDDSYVGLDVAAAGDMEDSDLSKPIFSSVYKDTFHRKLEDNQNQNAPRMPSKEPLQEVKEVSKPIKPLQHRYGRITGEIMRRKNRTSDLSVLERLADEAWILGLKAWGEMEKYDEKEIAQSSVFEGKPESCPSWVSMSGTELAGGEKMMFLPCGLAAGSSITVVGTPHFAHEEYVPQLARLRIRDGIVKVSQFMVELQGLKAVDGEDPPKILHLNPRLRGDWSKRPVIEHNTCYRMQWGTAQRCDGLPSKKDEDMLVDGFLRCEKWMRHDIVDPKESKTTSWFKRFIGREQKPKVTWPFPFVEGRLFILTLRAGVDGYHINVGGRHVTSFPYRPGFTLQDATGLAIKGDIDVHSVYATSLPSSHPSFSPQRVLEMSEKWKALPLPKTPIQLFVGILSATNHFAERMAVRKTWMQSTPIKSSDVVVRFFVALSPRKEANAILKKEASYFGDIVILPFMDRYELVVLKTVAICEFGVQNVSAAHIMKCDDDTFVRVDAVLKEINNISPEKSLYMGNLNLLHRPLRTGKWAVTFEEWPEAVYPPYANGPGYVISSDIAKFVVSQHDSRSLRLFKMEDVSMGMWVEQFNSSTPVQYSHNWKFCQYGCMEEYYTAHYQSPRQMICLWDKLVRGGAHCCNFR, from the exons ATGAAGAGGTTAAAAAGTGAACCTCCTAGTGGTAGGAGGTGCAAATTGTCACATTTCTTGCTGGGTATAGGAGCATTATACTTGGTGTTTTTAGCATTTAAATTTCCACACTTTTTAGAGATTGCAGCAACGTTGAGCGGGGATGATAGTTATGTTGGACTGGATGTGGCTGCAGCAGGAGATATGGAAGATTCGGATTTGAGCAAACCGATTTTCAGTTCTGTTTATAAGGATACATTTCACCGGAAATTGGAAGATAACCAAAACCAAAATGCACCAAGAATGCCTAGTAAGGAACCTTTGCAAGAAGTAAAAGAAGTGTCTAAGCCCATAAAGCCACTTCAGCACCGATATGGTCGAATAACAGGAGAAATTATGAGACGAAAGAATCGAACTAGCGATTTATCTGTGCTTGAGAGACTAGCAGATGAGGCTTGGATTTTGGGATTGAAGGCATGGGGAGAAATGGAAAAGTATGATGAAAAAGAGATTGCACAAAGTTCTGTATTTGAGGGGAAGCCTGAGTCATGCCCCTCGTGGGTGTCAATGAGTGGAACGGAGTTGGCTGGTGGGGAAAAGATGATGTTCCTTCCATGTGGTTTAGCTGCAGGGTCTTCCATAACTGTGGTGGGAACACCTCATTTTGCTCATGAGGAGTATGTACCTCAGCTGGCAAGGTTGAGGATCCGTGATGGCATTGTTAAGGTTTCACAGTTTATGGTTGAGTTGCAAGGGCTAAAGGCAGTTGATGGGGAGGATCCACCAAAAATTTTACATTTGAATCCACGATTAAGAGGAGATTGGAGTAAGAGACCAGTCATTGAGCATAACACCTGCTATAGGATGCAGTGGGGGACAGCTCAGAGGTGTGATGGTTTGCCATCCAAGAAAGACGAGGACATGCTGG TTGATGGATTTCTGAGATGTGAGAAGTGGATGCGACATGACATTGTAGATCCAAAAGAGTCCAAGACAACATCATGGTTCAAGAGATTCATAGGGCGTGAACAAAAGCCAAAAGTGACCTGGCCATTTCCTTTCGTGGAGGGGAGATTGTTTATCCTGACATTGCGTGCTGGTGTTGATGGGTACCATATTAATGTTGGGGGTCGGCATGTGACCTCGTTTCCATATCGTCCG GGTTTTACCCTTCAAGATGCAACAGGATTAGCAATCAAAGGAGATATAGACGTTCATTCAGTTTATGCCACCTCTCTTCCTAGCTCTCATCCAAGTTTCTCTCCTCAAAGGGTATTGGAGATGTCAGAGAAGTGGAAAGCTCTTCCTCTACCAAAGACTCCAATTCAACTTTTTGTTGGGATTCTTTCTGCTACTAATCACTTTGCAGAACGTATGGCAGTGAGAAAAACTTGGATGCAATCAACACCAATCAAGTCTTCAGATGTAGTAGTTCGTTTCTTTGTTGCACTT AGCCCTAGGAAGGAAGCGAATGCAATATTGAAGAAAGAGGCTTCTTATTTTGGTGATATTGTGATATTGCCATTTATGGATCGCTATGAGCTTGTGGTTCTTAAAACTGTTGCTATTTGTGAATTCGGG GTTCAGAATGTTTCTGCTGCACATATCATGAAATGTGATGATGACACATTCGTTAGGGTAGATGCTGTCCtgaaagaaattaataatatatctcCTGAAAAGTCTCTTTATATGGGCAATCTCAACCTCTTACATCGGCCGCTAAGAACTGGAAAATGGGCAGTCACTTTTGAG GAGTGGCCAGAAGCAGTATATCCTCCTTATGCCAATGGGCCTGGATATGTAATTTCCAGTGACATTGCAAAATTTGTTGTTTCACAACATGATAGTCGAAGCCTCAGG CTGTTCAAGATGGAAGATGTGAGTATGGGAATGTGGGTTGAACAATTTAACAGTTCCACGCCTGTACAGTATTCCCACAATTGGAAATTTTGTCAGTACGGATGCATGGAGGAATATTACACTGCACATTATCAATCCCCAAGACAGATGATCTGTCTGTGGGACAAATTGGTGAGAGGTGGGGCTCATTGCTGCAACTTTAGATGA
- the LOC110601787 gene encoding hydroxyproline O-galactosyltransferase GALT2 isoform X2, which translates to MKRLKSEPPSGRRCKLSHFLLGIGALYLVFLAFKFPHFLEIAATLSGDDSYVGLDVAAAGDMEDSDLSKPIFSSVYKDTFHRKLEDNQNQNAPRMPSKEPLQEVKEVSKPIKPLQHRYGRITGEIMRRKNRTSDLSVLERLADEAWILGLKAWGEMEKYDEKEIAQSSVFEGKPESCPSWVSMSGTELAGGEKMMFLPCGLAAGSSITVVGTPHFAHEEYVPQLARLRIRDGIVKVSQFMVELQGLKAVDGEDPPKILHLNPRLRGDWSKRPVIEHNTCYRMQWGTAQRCDGLPSKKDEDMLVDGFLRCEKWMRHDIVDPKESKTTSWFKRFIGREQKPKVTWPFPFVEGRLFILTLRAGVDGYHINVGGRHVTSFPYRPSPRKEANAILKKEASYFGDIVILPFMDRYELVVLKTVAICEFGVQNVSAAHIMKCDDDTFVRVDAVLKEINNISPEKSLYMGNLNLLHRPLRTGKWAVTFEEWPEAVYPPYANGPGYVISSDIAKFVVSQHDSRSLRLFKMEDVSMGMWVEQFNSSTPVQYSHNWKFCQYGCMEEYYTAHYQSPRQMICLWDKLVRGGAHCCNFR; encoded by the exons ATGAAGAGGTTAAAAAGTGAACCTCCTAGTGGTAGGAGGTGCAAATTGTCACATTTCTTGCTGGGTATAGGAGCATTATACTTGGTGTTTTTAGCATTTAAATTTCCACACTTTTTAGAGATTGCAGCAACGTTGAGCGGGGATGATAGTTATGTTGGACTGGATGTGGCTGCAGCAGGAGATATGGAAGATTCGGATTTGAGCAAACCGATTTTCAGTTCTGTTTATAAGGATACATTTCACCGGAAATTGGAAGATAACCAAAACCAAAATGCACCAAGAATGCCTAGTAAGGAACCTTTGCAAGAAGTAAAAGAAGTGTCTAAGCCCATAAAGCCACTTCAGCACCGATATGGTCGAATAACAGGAGAAATTATGAGACGAAAGAATCGAACTAGCGATTTATCTGTGCTTGAGAGACTAGCAGATGAGGCTTGGATTTTGGGATTGAAGGCATGGGGAGAAATGGAAAAGTATGATGAAAAAGAGATTGCACAAAGTTCTGTATTTGAGGGGAAGCCTGAGTCATGCCCCTCGTGGGTGTCAATGAGTGGAACGGAGTTGGCTGGTGGGGAAAAGATGATGTTCCTTCCATGTGGTTTAGCTGCAGGGTCTTCCATAACTGTGGTGGGAACACCTCATTTTGCTCATGAGGAGTATGTACCTCAGCTGGCAAGGTTGAGGATCCGTGATGGCATTGTTAAGGTTTCACAGTTTATGGTTGAGTTGCAAGGGCTAAAGGCAGTTGATGGGGAGGATCCACCAAAAATTTTACATTTGAATCCACGATTAAGAGGAGATTGGAGTAAGAGACCAGTCATTGAGCATAACACCTGCTATAGGATGCAGTGGGGGACAGCTCAGAGGTGTGATGGTTTGCCATCCAAGAAAGACGAGGACATGCTGG TTGATGGATTTCTGAGATGTGAGAAGTGGATGCGACATGACATTGTAGATCCAAAAGAGTCCAAGACAACATCATGGTTCAAGAGATTCATAGGGCGTGAACAAAAGCCAAAAGTGACCTGGCCATTTCCTTTCGTGGAGGGGAGATTGTTTATCCTGACATTGCGTGCTGGTGTTGATGGGTACCATATTAATGTTGGGGGTCGGCATGTGACCTCGTTTCCATATCGTCCG AGCCCTAGGAAGGAAGCGAATGCAATATTGAAGAAAGAGGCTTCTTATTTTGGTGATATTGTGATATTGCCATTTATGGATCGCTATGAGCTTGTGGTTCTTAAAACTGTTGCTATTTGTGAATTCGGG GTTCAGAATGTTTCTGCTGCACATATCATGAAATGTGATGATGACACATTCGTTAGGGTAGATGCTGTCCtgaaagaaattaataatatatctcCTGAAAAGTCTCTTTATATGGGCAATCTCAACCTCTTACATCGGCCGCTAAGAACTGGAAAATGGGCAGTCACTTTTGAG GAGTGGCCAGAAGCAGTATATCCTCCTTATGCCAATGGGCCTGGATATGTAATTTCCAGTGACATTGCAAAATTTGTTGTTTCACAACATGATAGTCGAAGCCTCAGG CTGTTCAAGATGGAAGATGTGAGTATGGGAATGTGGGTTGAACAATTTAACAGTTCCACGCCTGTACAGTATTCCCACAATTGGAAATTTTGTCAGTACGGATGCATGGAGGAATATTACACTGCACATTATCAATCCCCAAGACAGATGATCTGTCTGTGGGACAAATTGGTGAGAGGTGGGGCTCATTGCTGCAACTTTAGATGA
- the LOC110601126 gene encoding probable mediator of RNA polymerase II transcription subunit 19b isoform X2 — protein sequence MRLSLEQSGPRELGGAVDLINQYKLWPHHELFCKRSLPLSISETHYFRNVVGDTQIRKGEGMELDQLFHNASYLREKNSCIHPFDIGELVEAFHIRETTPLDLPSAERGVPTATMKSTTKSTRDEEMKHKKRGDKEKKHKHHKKDGSHKDRKRSGIEPGIDSLKKQPDKMRRYKGF from the exons ATGAG GCTCTCTCTGGAACAATCAGGGCCAAGGGAGCTTGGTGGTGCTGTCGATCTCATAAATCAGTATAAGCTTTGGCCTCACCATGAATTATTCTGCAAGAGGTCACTACCTTTGTCAATATCTGAGACTCACTATTTTCGGAATGTTGTGGGTGACACACAAATTAGGAAAGGAGAAGGGATGGAATTGGATCAGCTCTTTCATAACGCCTCCTATTTGAGAGAGAAAAATTCTTGTATACATCCTTTTGATATAGGTGAACTTGTGGAAGCCTTTCATATAAGAGAAACTACTCCCCTTGACCTGCCTTCT GCTGAGAGAGGGGTTCCCACAGCAACAATGAAGTCAACTACCAAGTCCACAAGAGATGAGGAAATGAAGCACAAAAAGCGCGGGGACAAGGAGAAGAAGCATAAACATCACAAGAAGGATGGAAGTCACAAGGATAGGAAAAGAAGTGGAATAGAACCTGGTATTGATAGCTTGAAGAAACAGCCTGACAAG ATGAGACGATACAAGGGATTTTAG